The following coding sequences are from one Daphnia pulex isolate KAP4 chromosome 11, ASM2113471v1 window:
- the LOC124207058 gene encoding cytochrome P450 3A24-like, with protein MGNNISGFSSIICASGVLISIWVFQRWKALNYLQSYGIVCPNKAHFIYGNLHQLRWSKTKSIQEKQTEWLTKYGKVVGYYMGLKPRIMLADLDILKEVLMKDINIFTNRPDVPRGMPTLVSLRDERWKEVRHVLTPTYSLLKLKAMFPTINECTDLFINILKERSDPSTELEIYEPFQGLTLDVISRCALALQLDCQRNIQDEILEAVRKFFRLDLSRIVVMLVCFPGLRSFFRILFRFAPSNKLIAFVLNHVRLVVDRRRQAKEAPALIDALHLLLEASEGKHSEIKTGKLSSALLNDDEIAWNACVFLLAGYETTSTALAYVTYCLSLYPDIQEKVFDEIIEKIGSDLSALSYDDVSKLQYLELVILESLRLFPPVPLFVSRECKETTTINGITIPVDCAIDVPVWSIHRDPELWEEPLTFDPLRHLPEEKTKRHPLAFLPFGAGPRNCIGARFAMLEMKCTIANLVRHFTIKTSEKNPVPLPTVVRTTIMNPSNGVWIKLVKR; from the exons atgGGAAATAACATTAGCGGGTTTTCTTCTATAATATGTGCTAGTGGGGTACTTATTTCAATTTGGGTTTT cCAAAGATGGAAAGCACTAAATTATTTACAATCGTATGGGATTGTTTGCCCAAACAAAGCTCACTTTATATATGGCAATCTCCACCAGCTGCGATGGTCAAAAACCAAA AgtattcaagaaaaacaaactgaatGGCTGACGAAATATGGGAAAGTTGTGGG CTATTACATGGGACTTAAACCCAGAATTATGTTGGCTGACCTTGacattttgaaagaagttcttaTGAAAGATATCAATATTTTCACCAATAGACCA GATGTCCCACGAGGTATGCCAACACTAGTTTCTTTGAGAGATGAAAGGTGGAAAGAAGTTAGACATGTCCTAACACCAACATACAGCCTTCTTAAATTAAAAGCA atgTTCCCTACCATAAACGAATGCACCGATCTCTTTATCAATATCCTGAAAGAGAGATCAGATCCTTCAACTGAGCTGGAAATTTATGAACCATTTCAAGGTCTCACGCTTGATGTGATTAGTCGTTGTGCGCTCGCGCTTCAACTTGATTGCCAAAGAAATATTCAA GACGAAATTCTTGAAGCTGTCAGAAAGTTTTTTCGCCTGGATCTCAGTCGGATTGTGGTCATGCTTGTCTGCTTCCCAGGacttcgttctttttttcggattctttttcgtttcgcaCCGTCTAATAAACTCATCGCCTTTGTCCTCAACCATGTTCGACTTGTAGTTGACCGGCGCCGTCAAGCTAAAGAG GCCCCTGCATTGATTGACGCTCTGCACTTGCTTTTGGAAGCTTCTGAAGGAAAGCATTCTGAAATCAAAACAGGAAAACTTTCGTCAGCATTATTGAATGACGACGAAATAGCTTGGAATGCCTGCGTTTTTCTTCTGGCCGGCTACGAAACTACTTCCACTGCATTGGCATACGTTACGTACTGCCTTAGTCTTTATCCCGACATCCAGGAAAAAGTCTTCGACGAAATCATCGAAAAAATTGGATCTGATCTTTCAGCTCTTAGCTATGATGACGTTTCCAAGCTCCAGTATTTGGAACTAGTAATTCTGGAATCTCTACGTTTATTTCCGCCAGTGCCACT GTTCGTATCGCGAGAGTGTAAGGAAACCACAACAATCAATGGTATTACTATTCCTGTGGATTGTGCTATAGACGTTCCTGTATGGAGCATTCATCGCGATCCAGAGCTGTGGGAGGAACCTTTGACTTTCGACCCACTGAG GCACTTACCGgaggaaaaaactaaaagacaTCCATTAGCTTTCCTACCTTTCGGCGCCGGCCCTCGCAATTGTATAGGAGCTCGCTTCGCAATGCTTGAAATGAAGTGCACAATTGCGAATCTCGTACGCCATTTTACTATTAAGACAAGCGAAAAAAATCCTGTACCGTTGCCGACGGTGGTGAGAACAACTATAATGAACCCTTCAAATGGCGTGTGGATTAAACTAGTTAAACGATAG
- the LOC124207059 gene encoding p21-activated protein kinase-interacting protein 1-like, which produces MAVSIEDTRVPDALPNLEVLVGTYEEFNLGFRLTKNPEGGLSFVPSFTNHSHCGSIRSVATCKQFLASGSTDESIRLFNLKTRSEYGFLQQHNGTITCLDFFQQSFLFSGSDDGNVCVWNTRTWNCEKTLKAHEGGVTAISIHPSGKLALTVGKDRAMKTWNLIKGRTAYVTNIKAVADSVKWSPEGTVWAVSINNVVNIYEVKSAGIKHTIDFKTRVNFVLFLNEDTLLIGGEGPNIVTHSISQRKLLSQFKAHERRVKAAAITKLNTLEEPHLVTVSNDGFIKLWQILDINEEPVLVTQVDSTCRITCLSLWTEKNSNPSMQKDVKPLTIQSHNSSGVSVELSSPDKNDPLKLKSLLKRKIGNKAVIVKTTSGPFIAEPIKIRDDKRPRLTFTE; this is translated from the exons ATGGCGGTCTCAATTGAAGACACACGTGTTCCGGACGCTCTACCCAACTTGGAAGTTTTAGTAGGTACATATGAAGAATTTAACTTGGGATTCAGATTAACCAAAAATCCTGAAGGT GGATTAAGTTTTGTCCCCAGCTTTACCAATCATAGCCACTGTGGAAGTATTCGCTCAGTTGCTACTTGCAAACAGTTCTTGGCTTCTGGAAGTACCGACGAATCCATccgtttatttaatttaaaaactcGCTCCGAATATGGCTTTCTTCAACAGCATAATG GAACAATCACTTGCTTGGATTTTTTCCAGCAAAGCTTTCTGTTTAGTGGAAGTGATGACGGAAATGTCTGTGTCTGGAACACAAGGACATGGAATTGTGAGAAAACACTTAAAGCCCATGAAGGTGGAGTTACTGCCATCTCAATTCACCCTTCTGGAAAATTAGCGCTCACTGTTGGAAAAGACAGAGCTATGAAAACATGGAATTTGATAAAAGGCAGAACAGCTTATGTGACAAACATAAAGGCTGTTGCTGATTCTGTAAAATGGAGTCCCGAAGGAACAGTATGGGCAGTATCCATCAACAATGTAGTCAACATTTATGAAGTCAAGTCTGCAGGAATCAAGCATACAATAGACTTTAAAACAAGAGTCaactttgtcttgtttttaaat GAAGACACTTTGCTGATTGGAGGAGAAGGGCCTAATATTGTAACCCATTCCATTAGTCAACGAAAACTTCTCTCTCAGTTCAAAGCACATGAGAGAAGAGTAAAAGCTGCAGCCATTACTAAGTTAAACACACTGGAAGAACCTCATTTGGTTACAGTGTCAAATGATGGATTTATCAAACTTTGGCAAATTCTT GACATCAATGAGGAACCTGTTTTAGTTACTCAAGTGGACTCAACTTGTCGGATCACATGCTTGTCCTTGTGGACTGAGAAAAACTCCAACCCGTCTATGCAAAAGGATGTTAAACCACTTACCATTCAGTCCCATAATTCCTCCGGAGTGTCTGTTGAATTATCCAGCCCGGACAAGAATGATCCCCTAAAACTTAAGTCGTTGCTGAAACGAAAGATTGGTAATAAGGCAGTAATTGTGAAAACTACATCTGGGCCATTCATAGCTGAGCCCATAAAAATTAGAGATGATAAACGACCTCGTTTGACCTTCACTGAATAA